The following are encoded together in the Triticum dicoccoides isolate Atlit2015 ecotype Zavitan chromosome 6B, WEW_v2.0, whole genome shotgun sequence genome:
- the LOC119323930 gene encoding histone H4-like — protein MSGRGKGGKGLGKGGAKRHRKVLRDNIQGITKPAIRRLARRGGVKRISGLIYEETRGVLKIFLENVIRDAVTYTEHARRKTVTAMDVVYALKQQGRTLYGFGG, from the coding sequence ATGTCCGGCCGCGGCAAGGGCGGGAAGGGGCTGGGCAAGGGCGGCGCCAAGCGCCACCGGAAGGTGCTGCGGGACAACATCCAGGGCATCACCAAGCCGGCCATCCGGCGGCTGGCTCGCCGTGGCGGCGTGAAGCGCATCTCGGGgctcatctacgaggagacccgcggcgtgctcaagatcttcctcgagaacgTCATCCGCGACGCCGTCACCTACACCGAGCACGCCCGCCGCAAGACCGTCACCGCCATGGACGTCGTCTACGCGCTCAAGCAACAGGGCCGCACCCTCTACGGATTCGGCGGCTGA